One Streptomyces sp. SAI-135 DNA segment encodes these proteins:
- a CDS encoding MEDS domain-containing protein, translating into MRAARTLATLDETGIGDHVCQMMGPTDDLIDRSRAFVADGALFGDKVMIVGPAVEAAGEFAQTVLDPARLDGSLIAAVRREAESAGREGYRSLRVLHHVTPGAWSEGPEELLRSELDLEEFAADSGALVVCAYRGAEWDASTLEEVGCVHPHHLGSRPASPAFKVYRTGKEGWTVNGTIDAEGADAFGAVLCTLLAQSATVRLLCHGLEFFDAAAMSTLADASRYLPDRKVVLEGTNETLRLAWELSGFAVPSIPVVMAP; encoded by the coding sequence GTGAGAGCGGCGCGCACGCTGGCGACACTCGACGAGACCGGCATCGGTGATCACGTCTGCCAGATGATGGGGCCGACGGACGATCTCATCGACCGCAGCCGGGCCTTCGTCGCGGACGGGGCCCTGTTCGGCGACAAGGTGATGATCGTCGGCCCCGCGGTGGAGGCGGCCGGGGAGTTCGCACAGACGGTGCTCGACCCCGCCCGGCTGGACGGCTCCCTGATCGCCGCGGTGCGCCGCGAGGCGGAGAGCGCCGGGCGTGAGGGATACCGGTCGTTGCGCGTGCTGCACCACGTGACCCCCGGCGCGTGGTCCGAGGGGCCCGAGGAACTGCTGCGCAGCGAGCTGGATCTGGAGGAGTTCGCCGCCGACAGCGGCGCCCTGGTGGTCTGCGCGTACCGCGGCGCCGAATGGGACGCTTCTACACTGGAAGAAGTCGGGTGTGTGCATCCCCACCATCTGGGCAGCCGTCCGGCATCACCAGCGTTCAAGGTGTACCGGACGGGAAAGGAAGGCTGGACGGTGAACGGGACCATCGACGCCGAAGGCGCCGACGCTTTCGGTGCGGTCCTGTGCACGCTGCTCGCACAGAGCGCGACCGTACGCCTGCTCTGCCACGGTCTGGAGTTCTTCGACGCGGCAGCGATGAGCACCCTGGCCGACGCGTCCCGATATCTTCCCGATCGCAAAGTGGTCCTGGAAGGAACGAACGAGACACTGCGGCTCGCGTGGGAGCTCTCCGGCTTCGCCGTCCCCTCGATTCCGGTGGTGATGGCGCCGTGA
- a CDS encoding sensor histidine kinase, which produces MTLFFDSSTPPPAQAGYRHELYPYAGRDEFLQGTVGFIQEALDEGEAVVVAVPEHKASLLRSEVPEDGTVRYVDTSAVAHHPGRLIGAWQDWIKEQAAGGRPVRGIGESPWDEVRSQAQAEQLRYHEWLLNRAFADGPAWWLLCPYDTAGENTALEQLTRCHPRIRSGGHSTLSTDYDPKAPFAFGPLSHPCDPYEEFIYAGGDLPALREKISACAAQLGLGGSRLRELHLAATEIATNSIRHGGGQGTLRTWSEDHRLVCEFRDTGYITDPLAGRRRPTSTQVGGRGLWLAHQLCDLVEIRSTPDTGTTIRLHTELTG; this is translated from the coding sequence GTGACGCTCTTTTTCGACTCCAGCACTCCCCCGCCCGCGCAGGCCGGGTACCGGCACGAGCTGTACCCGTACGCGGGCCGCGACGAGTTCCTCCAGGGCACCGTCGGCTTCATCCAGGAGGCCCTGGACGAAGGCGAGGCCGTCGTGGTGGCCGTCCCCGAGCACAAGGCGTCCCTGCTGCGGTCCGAGGTGCCCGAGGACGGCACGGTCCGTTACGTCGACACCAGCGCCGTGGCGCACCACCCGGGCCGGCTCATCGGAGCCTGGCAGGACTGGATCAAGGAGCAAGCCGCAGGGGGCCGGCCCGTGCGCGGGATCGGCGAATCCCCCTGGGACGAAGTACGCAGCCAGGCGCAGGCGGAACAGCTCCGCTATCACGAGTGGCTGCTGAACAGGGCCTTCGCCGACGGCCCCGCCTGGTGGCTGCTGTGCCCCTACGACACGGCCGGGGAGAACACCGCCCTGGAGCAGCTCACCCGCTGCCATCCCCGGATCCGCTCGGGCGGACACAGCACGCTCTCGACGGACTACGACCCGAAGGCCCCGTTCGCCTTCGGCCCGCTGAGCCACCCGTGCGACCCCTACGAGGAGTTCATCTACGCCGGCGGTGACCTGCCCGCCCTGCGGGAGAAGATCTCGGCCTGCGCCGCACAGCTCGGACTGGGCGGGAGCCGACTGCGCGAGCTGCACCTGGCCGCCACCGAGATCGCCACCAACAGCATCCGCCACGGCGGCGGGCAGGGCACGCTGCGCACCTGGAGCGAGGACCACCGGCTCGTGTGCGAGTTCCGCGACACCGGCTACATCACGGATCCCCTGGCCGGACGGCGCAGGCCGACCAGCACCCAGGTCGGCGGGCGGGGCCTGTGGCTCGCCCACCAGCTCTGCGACCTGGTCGAGATCCGCTCCACCCCCGACACCGGGACCACGATCCGCCTCCACACGGAACTCACCGGCTGA
- a CDS encoding MerR family transcriptional regulator encodes MFTIGDFARHGRVSVRMLRHYDATGLLRPAHVDPVSGYRYYTAAQLARLNRIIALKDLGFTLLQVHDIVEEKVSAEELRGMLRLRRSELETAMAAAGARLVQVEARLRAIESEGHMPTNDVVIKSVPAVRVAELTATAASFDPEDISPVIGPLYAELFQRLSSAGVTPTGPGVAYYEDAPEGGGQIVVHAAVQVSAPLRDDVFRILDLPSLDQAATIVHRGSMDTVLPTAQTLAHWIDANGYQSAGYPREINLECPENHDDWVTELQTPVTHP; translated from the coding sequence ATGTTCACCATCGGAGACTTCGCCCGGCACGGCCGCGTCTCGGTTCGGATGCTGCGTCACTACGACGCGACCGGGCTGCTGAGACCGGCGCACGTCGACCCTGTCAGCGGCTACCGGTACTACACGGCCGCCCAGCTCGCCCGCCTCAACCGGATCATCGCGCTCAAGGACCTCGGCTTCACCCTCCTACAGGTGCACGACATCGTGGAGGAGAAGGTCAGCGCGGAGGAACTGCGCGGCATGCTGCGACTGCGACGGTCCGAACTCGAGACCGCCATGGCCGCCGCGGGAGCACGGCTGGTCCAGGTCGAGGCGAGGCTCCGAGCGATCGAGAGCGAGGGGCACATGCCCACGAACGACGTTGTGATCAAGAGCGTTCCCGCCGTCCGGGTGGCGGAGCTGACCGCGACCGCCGCGAGTTTCGACCCCGAGGACATCAGCCCGGTCATCGGGCCGCTCTACGCCGAGTTGTTCCAGCGCCTCAGCTCGGCGGGAGTCACCCCCACGGGACCCGGAGTGGCCTACTACGAGGACGCCCCGGAGGGCGGCGGACAGATCGTCGTCCACGCCGCCGTCCAGGTCTCGGCCCCTCTCCGGGACGACGTCTTCCGCATCCTCGACCTGCCGTCCCTAGACCAGGCGGCGACCATCGTCCACCGCGGCTCCATGGACACCGTGCTCCCGACGGCCCAGACCCTGGCCCACTGGATCGACGCCAACGGCTACCAGTCGGCCGGATATCCGCGCGAGATCAACCTGGAGTGCCCCGAGAACCACGACGACTGGGTGACAGAACTCCAGACACCCGTGACCCACCCCTGA
- a CDS encoding SDR family oxidoreductase codes for MSKPLTGKVALVTGGSRGLGAATVRLLAEQGADVAFTYVSSEKQAQAVVDDVRLKGAKAIAFKSDQADTSRAPALIDDVLAHFGGLDILVNNAAISVEQGRTVDDPDADTAALDRMHATNYLGVIAVTRAASRVLRAGGRIITVSSGLGSRVGVPGLADYSATKSGVERYTMGVARDLGPRDITANVVEAGLMDGGMDGPDPETLKALVSSLSLQRVGRPEEVAAAIAFLASPDASYVTGAVLDAHGGYNA; via the coding sequence ATGAGCAAGCCGCTGACGGGCAAGGTCGCCCTGGTCACCGGGGGGTCGCGCGGGCTGGGAGCCGCGACCGTACGACTGCTGGCCGAGCAGGGTGCCGACGTCGCCTTCACCTATGTCAGTTCCGAAAAGCAGGCGCAGGCCGTCGTCGACGACGTGCGTCTCAAGGGAGCGAAGGCGATCGCCTTCAAGTCCGACCAGGCGGACACGAGTCGGGCACCGGCCCTGATCGACGACGTGCTCGCGCACTTCGGCGGCCTGGACATCCTCGTCAACAACGCGGCGATCTCGGTGGAGCAGGGCCGCACGGTGGACGACCCGGACGCCGACACGGCCGCACTGGACCGGATGCACGCCACCAACTACCTGGGCGTGATAGCCGTTACCCGCGCCGCCTCCCGAGTGCTGCGCGCGGGCGGCCGGATCATCACGGTGAGTTCCGGACTCGGCTCCCGGGTCGGCGTCCCCGGCCTCGCCGACTACTCGGCGACCAAGTCGGGGGTCGAGAGGTACACCATGGGGGTCGCACGGGATCTCGGGCCCCGGGACATCACGGCCAACGTCGTGGAAGCCGGACTGATGGACGGGGGCATGGACGGGCCGGACCCCGAGACCCTGAAGGCGCTCGTCAGCTCGCTGTCCCTGCAACGCGTGGGTCGCCCCGAGGAAGTCGCCGCGGCGATCGCCTTCCTGGCGAGCCCCGACGCGTCGTACGTCACGGGTGCGGTGCTGGACGCCCACGGTGGCTACAACGCCTGA
- a CDS encoding Rrf2 family transcriptional regulator codes for MSANSRLTLAAHALAWIGLYQRQGHEVATSEQIATSANTNPVVIRRLLGELRRAGLVESRRGVGAGWTLTRELGSMTLLDVYEAVEPGPLFAMHRTTPDQECVVGHGIQPAMQGIYEGIEATLRGELARVTLENVLQDVLAAPR; via the coding sequence ATGAGTGCCAACAGCAGGTTGACCCTGGCCGCCCACGCGCTGGCCTGGATCGGCCTGTACCAGCGCCAGGGCCACGAGGTCGCCACGTCCGAGCAGATCGCGACCAGCGCGAACACCAACCCCGTGGTGATCAGGCGGCTGCTCGGCGAGCTGCGCAGGGCCGGGCTCGTGGAGTCCCGGCGGGGCGTGGGCGCGGGCTGGACTCTGACACGGGAACTGGGGTCGATGACCCTGCTCGACGTGTACGAGGCCGTGGAACCTGGCCCACTGTTCGCGATGCACCGCACCACCCCGGACCAGGAATGCGTGGTGGGTCACGGCATCCAGCCGGCGATGCAGGGCATCTACGAGGGCATCGAGGCGACCCTGCGGGGCGAACTGGCCCGCGTCACGCTCGAGAACGTACTCCAGGACGTACTCGCGGCCCCTCGCTGA
- a CDS encoding PadR family transcriptional regulator has protein sequence MTLQTQLVLRALLEDPAKQRYGLELCELAGLPSGTIYPILARLERVGWVDSVWEDPAVHEAEGRPRRRFYQITEGGAEQARSALAHAYRARRQPLPGWAA, from the coding sequence ATGACCCTGCAGACCCAACTGGTGCTGCGGGCTTTGCTGGAGGACCCCGCCAAACAGCGCTACGGCCTGGAGCTGTGCGAGTTGGCGGGACTGCCGTCGGGCACGATCTATCCGATCCTGGCCCGCCTGGAACGCGTCGGCTGGGTCGACAGCGTCTGGGAGGACCCCGCCGTGCACGAGGCGGAAGGCCGTCCGCGCCGCCGCTTCTACCAGATCACCGAGGGCGGCGCCGAGCAGGCGCGCAGCGCCCTCGCGCACGCCTACCGTGCCCGCAGGCAACCTCTGCCGGGGTGGGCCGCGTAG
- a CDS encoding LuxR family transcriptional regulator, with the protein MDDAVPDGRDSRTGFVGRQDELAELRRLYGKAAMRWPGPVVVEGPPGIGKTALVRRFVADTARGRVLTAAGEENEVDLPYGVLGQLLGRPVHVDPLTAGAELLDCLSELQEAEPVVVVVDDAHWADAPSLHALTFALRRLREDHVLCLFALRDVDSGRLPGGLRRILLDDTTVRLRLAGLTAEDFVAFSARFVAEPLPPAALRRLHAHTQGNPLHCRALLEEAPSAVLRSTGTPLPAPQSYTRFVLDRLARCASPARALVRAAAVLGQQCGLDRAARVAGIPAPVTALGQAMTHGLLQEISQPEGTVISFPHSLVRAAVYHGLGPVRRTALHARAAESEVEEFTRLHHTALAAYGPDDGLSAELAHCARRRGTVGRWVEAAPLLRHAARLAVRPQERGRLDCEAVEAYLFDGREEEAAAVVAALPEVTDEAVRNCARGHLALTAGHITQARVLLDEAWRLRTPGADVGLEARIAEQQVMVHMMGGHATGVCHWAERARDADGRTRSGGTLRFIHLAALGQLGLYTEGFLLAASLPEAALAGPADIELLMGRGVLRMYADRAAEARHDLERAAELARSGPVPLRVVALAILAKAEFLCGSWDAATLHWETASSVAADLGQGWIAPVVHAEAVVLLAARGEYDLAAQRLRTVRDHPVVRESAMVEIFVTYARAHLAYVRGDATAAVGLLRTLLPYEELDFAAEPGVLVWRDLLAESLVATGRLDEAEEVLSALERRAADRCRASTLASVCRVRGSLHVARREPKLAEQAFTEAVERAARVELPFERARAELDLGCFLRRTGRRVRALDLLKKARARLVELDAVHFLRRCDQELAACGQASGGAATVFAAVRERLTPQEHAVVRLATRGLTNRQIARELVLSAKTVEYHLSHAYAKLGVRSRVELVARAATPTEGSGTAG; encoded by the coding sequence ATGGACGATGCTGTGCCGGACGGGCGGGACAGCCGTACCGGGTTCGTGGGACGCCAGGACGAACTGGCCGAGCTGCGCCGGCTGTACGGGAAGGCGGCCATGCGGTGGCCCGGTCCTGTGGTGGTCGAAGGTCCCCCCGGCATCGGCAAGACGGCACTGGTGAGGCGCTTCGTCGCCGACACGGCGCGCGGCCGCGTCCTGACGGCGGCCGGCGAGGAGAACGAGGTGGATCTGCCCTACGGCGTGCTGGGCCAGCTCCTGGGGCGTCCGGTGCACGTGGACCCGCTCACAGCCGGAGCCGAACTGCTGGACTGCCTCAGCGAGTTGCAGGAGGCCGAGCCTGTCGTGGTGGTCGTGGACGATGCGCACTGGGCGGACGCGCCCTCACTGCACGCCCTCACCTTCGCGTTGCGCCGGCTGCGGGAGGACCACGTCCTGTGTCTGTTCGCGCTGCGTGACGTGGACAGCGGCCGGCTGCCCGGCGGACTGCGCCGGATCCTCCTTGACGACACCACCGTGCGGCTGCGGCTCGCAGGGCTGACAGCGGAGGACTTCGTGGCCTTCAGCGCCCGGTTCGTGGCCGAGCCGCTGCCACCGGCCGCGCTCCGGCGTCTGCACGCTCACACCCAGGGCAATCCATTGCACTGCCGCGCCCTGCTGGAGGAGGCGCCGTCGGCCGTGCTGCGCTCCACCGGGACCCCGCTGCCCGCTCCGCAGTCGTACACCAGGTTCGTCCTGGACCGGCTCGCCCGCTGCGCCTCGCCCGCACGGGCGCTGGTGCGGGCCGCCGCCGTCCTCGGCCAGCAGTGCGGCCTCGACCGGGCCGCCCGCGTCGCCGGCATTCCGGCACCGGTGACCGCTCTCGGACAGGCCATGACCCACGGGCTGCTCCAGGAGATCTCGCAACCCGAGGGCACCGTCATCTCCTTCCCCCACTCCCTGGTCCGAGCGGCCGTCTACCACGGGCTCGGCCCGGTCCGCCGCACCGCGTTGCACGCCCGGGCGGCGGAGAGCGAGGTCGAGGAGTTCACCCGTCTGCACCACACGGCCCTCGCCGCCTACGGGCCCGATGACGGCCTGTCGGCCGAACTCGCCCACTGCGCACGGCGACGCGGCACCGTGGGGCGGTGGGTGGAGGCAGCACCCCTGCTACGCCATGCGGCCCGGCTCGCGGTGCGGCCACAGGAGCGGGGCCGACTGGACTGCGAGGCCGTCGAGGCCTATCTCTTCGACGGCAGGGAGGAGGAGGCCGCCGCAGTCGTGGCGGCGCTGCCCGAGGTGACCGACGAGGCCGTACGAAACTGCGCACGAGGCCATCTCGCGCTGACGGCCGGACACATCACCCAGGCGCGCGTCCTGCTGGACGAAGCATGGCGACTGCGCACACCGGGAGCGGACGTCGGCCTGGAAGCCCGGATCGCCGAACAGCAGGTCATGGTCCACATGATGGGCGGCCACGCCACCGGGGTGTGTCACTGGGCCGAACGGGCCCGCGACGCCGACGGCAGAACCCGCTCCGGCGGGACGCTGCGCTTCATCCACCTTGCCGCGCTCGGTCAACTGGGGCTCTACACGGAGGGGTTCCTGCTGGCCGCGAGTCTTCCCGAAGCCGCACTGGCAGGCCCGGCGGACATCGAACTCCTGATGGGACGGGGGGTGTTGCGCATGTACGCCGACCGCGCCGCCGAGGCCCGTCACGACCTCGAGCGGGCCGCGGAACTCGCGCGCTCCGGACCCGTGCCCTTGCGGGTCGTCGCTCTGGCGATCCTCGCGAAGGCCGAGTTCCTGTGCGGATCCTGGGACGCGGCGACACTGCACTGGGAGACCGCCTCCTCTGTGGCCGCCGACCTCGGTCAGGGATGGATCGCGCCCGTGGTGCACGCGGAGGCGGTCGTCCTGCTCGCGGCCCGCGGGGAGTACGACCTCGCCGCACAGCGATTGAGGACAGTGCGTGATCATCCCGTGGTGCGGGAGTCCGCGATGGTCGAGATCTTCGTGACCTACGCACGCGCCCACCTGGCCTACGTCCGCGGCGACGCCACGGCCGCCGTCGGCCTGCTGCGTACGCTCCTGCCCTACGAGGAACTGGACTTCGCCGCCGAGCCCGGCGTCCTGGTCTGGCGTGACCTGCTGGCCGAGTCCCTGGTCGCGACCGGCCGTCTCGACGAGGCCGAAGAGGTGCTGAGCGCCCTCGAACGGCGTGCGGCTGACCGCTGCCGTGCCTCGACCCTGGCGTCTGTCTGCCGGGTACGGGGCTCCCTGCACGTGGCCCGTCGTGAGCCGAAGCTCGCCGAACAGGCGTTCACCGAGGCCGTCGAGCGCGCTGCTCGCGTCGAGCTGCCGTTCGAACGAGCGCGAGCAGAACTGGACCTCGGCTGTTTCCTGCGACGCACCGGACGCCGTGTGCGAGCGCTGGACCTTCTGAAGAAGGCGCGAGCCCGTCTCGTGGAGCTGGACGCCGTGCACTTCCTGCGCCGCTGCGACCAGGAACTGGCCGCCTGCGGGCAGGCCTCAGGCGGAGCCGCCACGGTCTTCGCGGCAGTACGGGAACGGCTCACCCCGCAGGAGCACGCGGTCGTCCGGCTCGCGACGCGGGGGCTGACGAACCGTCAGATCGCACGCGAGCTCGTCCTGAGCGCGAAGACCGTGGAATATCACCTCAGCCACGCCTACGCCAAGCTCGGCGTACGGTCGCGGGTGGAACTCGTGGCCCGGGCCGCCACGCCTACGGAAGGATCTGGAACGGCTGGCTGA
- a CDS encoding NAD-dependent epimerase/dehydratase family protein, whose amino-acid sequence MKIFLTGGSGYIGKATIGALLRHGHTLEALARNDRAAETVASLGAAPVRGGLRDLGVLNAAAARAEAVIHLAQAETGDEDLAAATAMQDGIGTGAYVHTGGTWVYGDTDGVVDETAPWNPPSPVAWRKPVEQAVLRRAEQGGRPVVVQPGLLYGGENRLIDAFYTVPGREAGAVPYIGDGHNRWALVHIDDIAELYVAALRAKPGSVYVGVGGVNPSAKECALAIAQSVGLDGKVASLTLEQAREQMGPIADAFALDQQLTPARAGAELGWVPAHTDPLTVLAGRE is encoded by the coding sequence GTGAAGATCTTCCTCACCGGCGGATCCGGATACATCGGCAAAGCGACGATCGGCGCGCTGCTGCGCCACGGGCACACCCTGGAGGCGCTGGCCCGCAACGACCGCGCCGCCGAGACCGTCGCCTCCCTCGGAGCGGCTCCGGTGCGCGGCGGGCTGCGAGACCTGGGCGTGCTCAACGCGGCCGCCGCCCGCGCTGAGGCGGTGATCCACCTGGCGCAGGCCGAGACCGGGGACGAGGACCTCGCGGCTGCCACCGCCATGCAGGACGGCATCGGCACCGGCGCCTACGTCCACACGGGCGGCACCTGGGTCTACGGCGACACCGACGGGGTCGTGGACGAGACCGCCCCCTGGAACCCGCCGTCGCCGGTCGCCTGGCGCAAGCCCGTCGAGCAGGCCGTGCTGCGGCGCGCAGAGCAGGGCGGCCGCCCCGTCGTGGTGCAGCCCGGCCTGCTGTACGGCGGAGAGAACCGCCTGATCGACGCCTTCTACACCGTCCCGGGCCGGGAGGCGGGCGCCGTTCCGTACATCGGCGACGGCCACAACCGCTGGGCACTCGTGCACATCGACGACATCGCGGAGCTCTACGTCGCCGCCCTGCGGGCGAAGCCCGGTTCGGTGTACGTGGGTGTGGGCGGGGTGAATCCCTCCGCCAAGGAGTGTGCGCTGGCGATCGCGCAGTCCGTCGGGCTGGACGGCAAGGTCGCCTCCCTCACCCTGGAGCAGGCCCGCGAGCAGATGGGCCCGATCGCGGACGCCTTCGCGCTGGACCAGCAGCTCACCCCGGCGCGCGCCGGGGCCGAACTCGGCTGGGTCCCGGCGCACACGGATCCGCTGACCGTCCTCGCCGGCCGCGAGTGA
- a CDS encoding LysR substrate-binding domain-containing protein → MDLDLRKLRYFVAVAEELHFGRAAERLHIAQPVLSRQIRSLEDELGASVFDRDRRGTVLTPAGRQLLEDAVPLLASAEALRRRVSAAAQGAPTLTVGFMPGVVVTPATAAFTARRPGVNVRLLRTSWDDQVEVLVDGRADIGIVRLPIDRRGLQVRPLFQEPRVVMLPVGHRLAGNASVTVGDLASEHLLQDPDAVPEWRDVAVELREGRRREVPAIHQVEEKLELVASGAGVCVLPLSTATFYTRPDVVPLPVEDIGPNEVALAWVSSRRSPLVHDFVEAAAETLSRPGGRFPFPQ, encoded by the coding sequence GTGGATCTTGATCTGCGGAAGCTCCGCTATTTCGTGGCCGTGGCCGAAGAGCTCCACTTCGGACGCGCGGCCGAGCGGCTGCACATCGCCCAGCCGGTCCTGTCCCGTCAGATCCGGAGCCTGGAGGACGAACTCGGCGCCTCGGTCTTCGACCGTGACCGGCGCGGCACGGTGCTCACGCCGGCCGGTCGGCAACTGCTGGAGGACGCCGTGCCGTTGCTCGCCTCGGCCGAGGCACTCCGGCGGCGGGTGAGTGCGGCGGCGCAGGGCGCCCCCACGCTGACCGTCGGCTTCATGCCCGGCGTCGTGGTCACTCCGGCCACCGCCGCCTTCACCGCCCGCCGGCCCGGCGTGAACGTGCGTCTGCTGCGGACCAGTTGGGACGACCAGGTGGAGGTGCTGGTGGACGGCCGGGCGGACATCGGCATCGTACGACTGCCGATCGACCGGCGCGGACTGCAGGTACGTCCGCTCTTCCAGGAACCCCGGGTCGTCATGCTGCCGGTGGGGCACCGCCTGGCCGGCAACGCCTCGGTGACCGTGGGCGACCTCGCCTCCGAACATCTCCTCCAGGACCCGGATGCCGTACCCGAGTGGCGCGACGTGGCCGTGGAGTTGCGTGAGGGACGGCGCCGCGAGGTCCCGGCCATCCACCAGGTGGAGGAGAAGCTGGAACTGGTGGCCTCCGGTGCGGGCGTGTGCGTACTCCCGTTGTCCACCGCGACCTTCTACACCCGCCCGGACGTCGTCCCGCTGCCCGTGGAAGACATCGGCCCCAACGAGGTGGCCCTGGCGTGGGTGTCGTCCCGGCGCTCTCCTCTCGTCCACGACTTCGTCGAGGCCGCGGCAGAGACGCTGAGCCGGCCCGGGGGTCGTTTCCCTTTCCCCCAGTAG
- a CDS encoding SRPBCC family protein — protein sequence MEYGTIEREIHIDASPEVVFDVVSSPEHLRQWWPDEAEFPPVPGGTGRIGFGDCSQGGTWVQFTVVDAVPPRLFSFRWTHEEGEPAAPGNSNLVVFELEPAGTGTLLRMTESGFRERGWDEAKVAARYAEHTTGWDFYLPRLPVYAAKAGAGGRA from the coding sequence ATGGAGTACGGCACGATCGAGCGGGAGATCCACATCGACGCCTCACCCGAGGTCGTCTTCGACGTGGTGAGCAGCCCCGAGCACCTGCGCCAGTGGTGGCCGGACGAGGCGGAGTTCCCGCCCGTGCCCGGGGGAACGGGGCGGATCGGTTTCGGGGACTGCTCGCAGGGCGGCACCTGGGTGCAGTTCACGGTCGTCGACGCCGTGCCGCCACGGCTCTTCTCCTTCCGGTGGACCCACGAGGAGGGGGAACCAGCCGCCCCCGGCAATTCGAACCTGGTCGTCTTCGAGCTCGAACCCGCCGGGACGGGGACCCTCCTGCGCATGACCGAGAGCGGGTTCCGCGAGCGTGGCTGGGACGAGGCGAAGGTTGCCGCCAGGTACGCCGAGCACACCACCGGGTGGGACTTCTACCTCCCGCGGCTGCCTGTGTACGCCGCGAAGGCCGGAGCTGGTGGCCGAGCATGA
- a CDS encoding helix-turn-helix domain-containing protein, which produces MMVDDDLWSAVGDPTRRRMLDLLLRDGSGTATSLSEHLPVTRQAVAKHLVVLDRVGLVHATTAGREKQFHVDQAQLARAVAQLADVGAAWDSRLQRIKRIAETIQREKDQARNTDNKTGTQQ; this is translated from the coding sequence ATGATGGTGGACGACGATCTCTGGTCGGCGGTCGGCGACCCGACCCGGCGCCGGATGCTCGACCTGTTGCTGCGTGACGGCAGTGGGACGGCGACCAGCCTCAGCGAACACCTGCCGGTGACTCGGCAGGCGGTCGCGAAACACCTCGTCGTCCTCGACCGGGTCGGTCTGGTGCACGCCACCACCGCCGGTCGCGAGAAGCAGTTCCACGTCGATCAGGCCCAGCTCGCCCGCGCCGTCGCCCAACTCGCCGACGTCGGCGCTGCCTGGGACTCCCGACTCCAGCGCATCAAGCGCATCGCCGAGACGATCCAACGCGAAAAGGACCAGGCCAGGAACACGGACAACAAGACCGGCACGCAGCAGTAG
- a CDS encoding SRPBCC domain-containing protein: MPDILHRIGVEHSSPQQVYDALTTLDGLSGWWTEKTYGETDLDGVIEFRFGPGGFDMKVTELDPGRLVRWDVIDGPEEWIGTSVQWDLRQDGDYTIVLFRHEGWREPVEFMHHCSTKWATFLLSLKQLLETGEGAPDPRDVKISDWH, from the coding sequence ATGCCAGACATCCTTCACCGCATCGGCGTCGAGCACTCCTCACCGCAGCAGGTGTACGACGCGCTGACCACCCTGGACGGCTTGTCCGGCTGGTGGACCGAGAAGACGTACGGAGAGACCGACCTCGACGGGGTGATCGAGTTCCGGTTCGGGCCGGGTGGGTTCGACATGAAGGTCACCGAGCTCGATCCCGGTCGGCTCGTCCGCTGGGACGTGATCGACGGACCAGAGGAATGGATCGGCACGAGCGTGCAGTGGGACCTCCGTCAGGACGGTGACTACACGATCGTCCTGTTCCGGCACGAGGGCTGGCGTGAGCCGGTCGAGTTCATGCACCACTGCAGCACCAAGTGGGCCACCTTCCTGTTGAGCCTCAAGCAACTCCTCGAGACCGGGGAAGGTGCCCCCGATCCACGCGACGTGAAGATCAGCGACTGGCACTGA
- a CDS encoding non-heme iron oxygenase ferredoxin subunit, translating into MSGSGYTYLCAVDVLEEGVPRRFEVEGVPVTLVLAEQQVFAIHDVCSHSAVSLSEGEVDGCTVECWLHGSRFDLRTGKPLDPPAMRPVPVYPVRIEDHGVYVLAVAPGGG; encoded by the coding sequence ATGTCCGGCAGCGGTTATACGTATCTGTGCGCGGTCGACGTGTTGGAGGAGGGTGTGCCCCGCCGGTTCGAGGTGGAGGGTGTTCCCGTCACCCTCGTCCTCGCCGAGCAGCAGGTGTTCGCGATCCACGACGTGTGTTCGCACAGCGCCGTCTCGCTGTCCGAGGGCGAGGTGGACGGGTGCACGGTGGAGTGCTGGCTGCATGGTTCCCGTTTCGACCTGCGCACCGGAAAACCCCTCGACCCGCCGGCGATGCGTCCCGTGCCGGTGTATCCGGTGCGGATCGAGGACCACGGGGTGTACGTGCTCGCGGTGGCGCCGGGTGGGGGGTGA